A single genomic interval of Pyxicephalus adspersus unplaced genomic scaffold, UCB_Pads_2.0 Sca318, whole genome shotgun sequence harbors:
- the LOC140345007 gene encoding phospholipase B1, membrane-associated-like: MAEKWLQNHREVIFGVISSRIDQLQQALLRIRFSTDWKVITVFIGANDLCASCTDSNYFSAVSYTNHIREALDMLHKEVPRAFVNLVEVLDILPLREGVLDSRVNCPTFLTKMLCPCVLSYNEDSHEMRVVKDANLGYQQSLLQLIDSGRYDTKDDFTVVLQPFFRHTRIPYLQNGVPDVTYLAPDCFHPSQKAHAQLARMLWNNMLEPVGQKSDTMDFEANISLKCPTQAQPFLRTYKNSNYNYPIVTTPAPITNWGSDMECRNFDAVSNSVPTSAHKLRPGDVRVVAALGDSLTAGFGARATSVLNVATEWRGISW; the protein is encoded by the exons ATGGCGGAAAAATGGCTGCAGAACCACCGTGAAGTCATCTTTGGTGTCATATCTTCCAGAATCGATCAGTTGCAGCAGGCTTTGCTG AGAATTCGTTTTAGCACAGACTGGAAAGTCATCACAGTGTTTATCGGTGCCAATGATCTTTGTGCATCTTGTACAGACAGT aattatttctccgctgtgaGTTACACCAATCACATCAGAGAGGCCTTGGACATGCTGCACAAGGAG GTTCCCAGGGCGTTCGTCAATCTGGTGGAGGTTTTGGACATCTTGCCACTTAGAGAAGGTGTTCTGGACAGTCGGGTGAATTGTCCCACTTTCCTTACAAA GATGCTGTGCCCGTGTGTCCTGAGCTACAATGAGGATTCCCATGAGATGAGAGTTGTAAAGGATGCCAACCTTGGTTACCAG CAAAGTCTGCTGCAACTGATCGATTCTGGAAGATATGACACCAAAGATGACTTCACGGTAGTTCTGCAGCCATTTTTCCGCCATACCAGGATTCCATATCTGCAG AACGGGGTACCAGATGTCACGTACCTTGCTCCAGATTGTTTCCACCCAAGTCAGAAGGCTCACGCTCAGCTGGCCAGGATGCTCTGGAACAACAtg CTTGAGCCGGTCGGACAGAAATCAGACACTATGGACTTTGAAGCCAACATTTCCCTGAAGTGCCcaacacag gCCCAGCCGTTCCTGAGGACATATAAGAACAGCAACTATAACTATCCCATTGTGACAACTCCGGCACCGATCACT AACTGGGGCAGTGACATGGAATGCCGCAACTTTGATGCCGTCTCTAACAGCGTGCCAACATCAG CCCACAAGCTGCGTCCAGGTGATGTGCGAGTGGTAGCAGCGCTAGGTGATTCCCTAACG GCTGGTTTTGGTGCCAGAGCAACTTCCGTCCTAAATGTAGCCACAGAATGGAGAGGAATCTCCTGGAG